A region of the Leptospiraceae bacterium genome:
CTTTATTTTTCCAGTCAATTCAATGGAATTTTTTTGTTTGTATCGGGAAGGAAGTGAGTTCAATATTTCAATGTAAAATTGGGTGAACTTTGCTTCATCCCATTGTATAGCTTTATACTTTGGTAGAAGTTCTTTCAAACAGTCTTTCACTCTCTTTTCATTTGAATTGGAAACAGAGGAAGTCCACTTTTTTATCTTAATGACTTTTTCTACTTTTGCTGACAATTTTTACATAGACCTCTGATTATAATTTCGAAAGACCTGACTCTAAAGTCTTGCACATTTTTTTTAATTTGAAATTTATAAGAGTCTTCATCAAAGCATTCCATTTTACCACAGGAATCACATACCAAATGGCTGTGTTCAGGCTTTGCTTCATTTTTTATTTCAAAATATGTAATTCTTTCATTGGATGGCAAGGATTTAATAATTTTTTTTTCGGTAAATTCAGACAAAGTTCTATAAACCGTAACTCTATCCCAGGTGTCCTTTTCTGGCAGATGCTCCATGATATAAGTATGTGTAATTGGTTTATGTGTATGATAAAGAATTTTCAACACTTCGAGCCGACTGCGAGTTATCTTAAGATCAGCTTTATGTAGAATTTCTTTCAAATCTTCTTGCTTTACCATTCTTTACTCTTTATAAATTTCGGCAGTTTCATTCCAGATAGAACGGTATTTAATTCCAAGTTGAATATTCGCGCGAAGTAACTCTTGAATTTTTAAACTCTTATCTGGATCCAAGATCAGCTTCATAAATGGAATTTCTTGTTTCTTAGAAATAATTTCTTCGATGTCCTCAACTGATTGCGAAAGACTGGTTTCACATTCTGTCTTGTATTCTTCAAATTTATATTCAGAACAAAGGGCTGCTATCGTCATATAGTCATTAGTCCGAATGGCTTCTCTTATTTTAACTTCATGTGGTTTTCTCTTACAATTTGACAAAGAAAAAAGGAGGACAATGGCAAATAAAGATATTGAATGATGAAATATTTTTTTGCGCATTACAGTTGTTAGTCTTAAAGTAGAATTAGAGTTCATTCAATCCTTACGCCAAATACATAAAGAACAAGATAATTATCAACACTACAAGAATACCGATGATTACACTCATCATTCTTCCAAGGTCAGATCGTTCATCCTTCTTTGTCGTTTGTTGGTTCTTTTTTGATACAGCCAATTTCACAGGTCTTTCTTCAAAGGCACGGAGCAAAATTCCATTCGGTCCTTTAGCAAAGATATGAAACTCATTTTTTCCGCCATTTATTATTTTCAAGAAATCTCCGGAGATAGGCTTAATCGTGCCTTCTTTTGTTACCGCGCCCACACTTTTAGCAAGAGCAATTTCTTCTGGTGTTTGAAATGGAAGAACAAAAAGAAGTTTCATGTTTTCTTTCAGATTACCAAAATCAATTCCTGCAACAGGAGCAACTACAGTTTTACACATAAGGACTTGCTTAAAATCCTTTTGCACTTCACTTATCATTGCTTCTGCTTTGATTTTTTCTGCTGAGTTTTCTAATACTGGAACTACGATTTTTTTAGGTTCAGTTTTAATTTCTTTATATGGATTCAGAATGGGAGCATACATTGCGCCTAACGGATTATTTACTCTAAATTTTAAACTAGAAACTTTTTCTATATCCATTTGAACTTTAGTTGTTTGTATACGCAATTCACTGTTGATGATTTGTTGGGTTAACATACAGAAATCGGGGAAGTTCTTTTTGAGAATCTTTGGAAACTGTTGCAACATAGCCTTCCCATCGAGTCCTTTATATATGGCACGTCCAATTCTATCGGATAATGCGCGTTCGATCCCGCCGGCTTGCACTGCCTCAATTAAATCCTTTAAAAACTGTCCGTAGTTTTCGAAAGTTCTAATTCGATTCAACAAGTGAGAGTTCCCAAAGATGGAATAAGCTTCTAATAAATCTCCTTTCTCTAAAGAGAATAAGAGCACCATGATTCCAGTTCTGCTTTCAACTAGAACAGAAGCTTTAATAAGAAGAGCATCTACAAGTTTACCCTCTAACAACAACGTTACATTCGCCTCAGAGGAAACCGACTCTTGAGCCATCGCTATCAGTTCATTCTGTTCTTTTGGTATTTCATTTTCTGACGACATTTTCTTTTGCCTTTAAATATAAGTATCGGAAAAATATTCTCAATGCCCCGCATTAAATCCAAATCGAATTGGCACATGCTCCGGATGCATCGGCAACTCTACCTTTGCCACGGTTTCACGTTTAATTTTGGAGGAATAGATAGTAAATATATGCCTATCAAAACCGCTCTGGGCAAGTAAGATTTCTACCATCGTAATACCCATTCCTGCGCCTTCTGTATTATCTCCATGATCAACATAGAATTCAAATAGATTATCATATTTTTTTGCCTTTATAAATTTTTCACGAATCCTTTCCTCTTCTTTTTGTAACAAGGGAAAATTGTTTATTATTCGCAAAACGATTTTTTTTTGATCATAAAAAAATCGAATCTTAATATAAAATCCATTGTCTTTCATCTTGCTTCTATAGTAAGGAAACTTTTTATCAGTCAAATTGTCTTTGAATGAATTCATAAATTCATCGTATTCTTGATCGTTCGTTGGATCAATTCCCATCTCTTTAAAAGCCAATCGTTTTATTGCTGCCTTTGTTGAGTTGACAATCAACTCTTTCGCACAAGTATAAAGCAAATCCATCAGTTCAATCTTTTCATATTTTGTCAAAAGAGTTCGAATGATGAACTTCAACTTTGCTTCTCCTAGTTCACCTAATACATAGGTAATCAAACTAATTGTTTTATTTGCAGAAACACCATCCAATACTTTTTTTTTAAATGGGACACTCAAGAGGTGTTCATCGTCATTATTCGGTATTGGATTCTGGGTATTTTCCATACATTTGTAAAATCAAAGTTTATTGATTATATCCATCACTGCACCAATTTCTGCCTTACAATTTAAAATGGAATTTACAAGTTTTTTATCAGTCTTTTCAATTTGATTTGAGTGAAACTGAACTTTAAACTCTGTAAACTTCAAACCATTTGCAGTTGAAATTACAACGGCTCTTTCTCCTCGTTTAATATTTCCTTTTTCAATTTGTTTAAATAGAGCGGCTAACGCAACGCCTGTATGTGGGTCATTGTATAAACCATGAAGATCTCCACGGGAGGCAGCATCAGCTAACTCGTGTTCGTCGGCTTCTTCTACTATGCCATTAAATTTTTGTAATGTGCGTGTGGCTTTTTTGATGGAAACAGGATTTCCTATCTGAATCGCAGAGGCGAGAGTCTTCTTTGCATCTACAGGAGCAAATTCCGAATAGCCTTTTAGATACGATAAGTAAAGAGGATTTGCATTATGAGCTTGCGCTAAAACAATGCGAGGCAATTTAGATATTAGCCCCAATTCAAGCAACATCTCAAAACCACTTCCGAGTGCTGACACATTACCGAGATTACCCCCAGGAATGACAATCCAATCAGGAATTTCCCATCCAAGTTGTTGGGCTATTTCTGCGGAAATAGTTTTTTGTCCTTCAATGCGAAGAGAGTTCATAGAATTTGCAAGATAGATTCCCGCTTCTCTTGCAACTTCTTGGACAATCTTCATACAACCATCAAAGTCAGTATCGAGAGAAATAACTTTTGCTCCGTTGGAAACGGGTTGAATGAGTTGTGCGTTAGAGACTTTGTTCGCAGGTAAAAAAACAATTGTAGGTATACCGGCCTTAGCCGCATAGGAAGCAAGTGCAGCAGAAGTGTCTCCCGTGCTAGCACAGGCAACTGCTTTAATTTTAATTCCATCGGCAATGAGTTGGTTAACATGACTCACTAAAACGGTCATGCCCAAGTCTTTAAAAGACCCAGTATGGGACACCCCACATTGTTTGATATAGAGTTCAGAAAGTCCAAGCTCTTTCGCTAGTCGTTTTGCTTCGTAGAGATGTGTCCTTCCCTCACCGGAGCTTACAATATTTTCATCGCGCATAGCAGGGAGAACCCACTCTCTTTTATTCCAGATTCCAGATTGATTCGGAAACCGAACGTCTTTTAATCTGTCATCAAATAGAGTTTTCCATTCTTCGGATGAGGTCTTTTTTAATTCATTGATATTATGTTTTACTTGTAATAAGTCTCCGCATTTTTTGCAGAGATAAACGATTTCTTGTAATTCATATTCACATTTGCATTCAGGATTGATGCATTGGAATATTGCTGAGTATTTTGGTTTAGATGTAACGAGTGTCATAAGTTAAGTTTCAATTTATAGGTAATATACGAAATATAGCAAGAAAAAATTTACTAAATTGCAATTTGAAAGAAATTAAGAGGAGGATTTGCCACAGAGACACAAAGGCACAGAGTTCTCTGGAATCGCTATATTTGTATCACATTAATGATAGTTTAGAAAAGAATAGAATTTGGTAATTCAATTACATTAAAGGTGTCATTCCCATTATGTTTCGACCCTTAGAGAGAAACATTGAGTTTCGTTTTCTGTCTGGAATCTCTACCTCGTGAGACCCCCGACATCGCTTGGCGGTGGCGGCGAAAGCGGGTGGAATTTCGGGGGTGACAGAACAGGAAAATTCTTACATCGAAATCACGTTAATTTATCCATTATCTCTCATTCACATTAAACATATGAATAAAATCAGCACCTTCCCCAAAACCTCAATGTCTTTGTGTCTCTGTGGCATCTTCTTTTATTTCCTTCATTGCTGGATGTTTTTTTAAGAGGGCTAGGGCTTTGGTTGTTAATTCTTTTCCGCGAGCAGTATTGTTCCATACATTTAGTCCAGAAGGATGAGGAAGAGCAATCCAGTCGAAGGAAACTCCATAAATCTTTGTTTTAAAAACTTTACCAATAACTTCATCAAGTTTGTATTTTTTATTTTCTATCAATAAATCAATCGCCATCTTACCAATCGGTATAACAAGTTCTGGTTTGTGAAATTCTATTTCATATTCCAGATAGACGCTACAATTTTTAATTTCTTCGGGCGAAGGTCGTCTATCTCCTGACTTTGCTTTGCCGGGAAAACAGCGACAGACTGCTGACATATTTACTTTTTGGCGATAGAGTTCTTCTTCTATTCCAATCGTTTTAAACCATTTGAATAAAGTTTTGCCAGCAGTGTAAGAGAACGGCTTACCGTGTTTTTCCTCATGAATGCCGGGAGCCTGCCCAATCGAAATTACTTTTGTTTTTTTTACAGAGCCTACTATCGGTTTGCCCTGCATCGCTTTGCATTTCTGACAAGCATAAAGTGTAGATACAAATTCGTTATATGATTTAAATTGCATAGTAGTCTGTCACCTCGAACTGTCCCATCGTGAGAGGTCTATCTAACAAAAAAAGTATAAGATTCACCTTTACTAACTAAGGAATATGGATCTCTCACTATCTTCCGTCCTTCGGCTTTCGCCGACCTTCGCCTTCGCATGTTCGAGATGACTGTTTAATAATCTATCGGTGTTCATCGTCTTCATCGGTGGTAATCTTTAAATCACCTTTCTATCAAACAGGATTATAAAGTTCACGACATACAAATGAAAGATACTGAAAAAGAAAAAGAAGCGAGCGAATTTTTTGGACTCAGAAAGCATTAATCGAACAGAGAGGTAAATCATGAGTAAACAAAGAGCAATTGTAGAGTATAGATAAATAAATCCAACCTTCTCGGAAACAAAGTAAAATGCAACACAGGAAATAGAA
Encoded here:
- a CDS encoding transcriptional repressor — encoded protein: MVKQEDLKEILHKADLKITRSRLEVLKILYHTHKPITHTYIMEHLPEKDTWDRVTVYRTLSEFTEKKIIKSLPSNERITYFEIKNEAKPEHSHLVCDSCGKMECFDEDSYKFQIKKNVQDFRVRSFEIIIRGLCKNCQQK
- the thrC gene encoding threonine synthase, which produces MTLVTSKPKYSAIFQCINPECKCEYELQEIVYLCKKCGDLLQVKHNINELKKTSSEEWKTLFDDRLKDVRFPNQSGIWNKREWVLPAMRDENIVSSGEGRTHLYEAKRLAKELGLSELYIKQCGVSHTGSFKDLGMTVLVSHVNQLIADGIKIKAVACASTGDTSAALASYAAKAGIPTIVFLPANKVSNAQLIQPVSNGAKVISLDTDFDGCMKIVQEVAREAGIYLANSMNSLRIEGQKTISAEIAQQLGWEIPDWIVIPGGNLGNVSALGSGFEMLLELGLISKLPRIVLAQAHNANPLYLSYLKGYSEFAPVDAKKTLASAIQIGNPVSIKKATRTLQKFNGIVEEADEHELADAASRGDLHGLYNDPHTGVALAALFKQIEKGNIKRGERAVVISTANGLKFTEFKVQFHSNQIEKTDKKLVNSILNCKAEIGAVMDIINKL
- a CDS encoding uracil-DNA glycosylase family protein, yielding MQFKSYNEFVSTLYACQKCKAMQGKPIVGSVKKTKVISIGQAPGIHEEKHGKPFSYTAGKTLFKWFKTIGIEEELYRQKVNMSAVCRCFPGKAKSGDRRPSPEEIKNCSVYLEYEIEFHKPELVIPIGKMAIDLLIENKKYKLDEVIGKVFKTKIYGVSFDWIALPHPSGLNVWNNTARGKELTTKALALLKKHPAMKEIKEDATETQRH